One window from the genome of Bacillota bacterium encodes:
- the rsmI gene encoding 16S rRNA (cytidine(1402)-2'-O)-methyltransferase: MGTLYLVSTPIGNIADITQRARDVLSQVSLVAAEDTRHTGLLLSRYGIKARLLSYHEHNEVVRVDQVLEVLARGEDVAVVSDAGTPVISDPGEILVRRAINAGHRIVPVPGPAAFLAALVASGLPASRFTFQGFLPRRSAERRAVLTALASYDSTLIFYEAPHRLRRMLEDVLRVVGDRPCALAREITKKFEEIRRGRVSEILEWVRAESPKGEFVLVVAGPQPAPTPESVEGPGTTQDGDQAEEEVLALIDSGYTTRDAIALVAREKGIYRRRLYRNVLAKQRKDT; encoded by the coding sequence GTGGGCACACTCTACCTTGTCTCCACTCCCATCGGAAACATCGCTGACATAACCCAACGGGCACGGGATGTGCTCTCTCAAGTGTCCCTGGTGGCCGCGGAAGATACCCGGCACACGGGCCTGCTCCTCTCCAGGTATGGTATCAAGGCGAGGCTCCTCTCCTACCATGAACATAACGAGGTTGTCAGGGTTGACCAGGTACTCGAAGTGCTGGCCCGAGGAGAAGATGTTGCAGTGGTTTCCGATGCAGGGACTCCCGTCATATCTGATCCCGGAGAGATTCTAGTGCGGAGGGCGATCAATGCAGGGCACAGGATCGTGCCTGTGCCAGGTCCAGCTGCTTTCCTGGCGGCTCTCGTTGCGTCCGGCCTCCCTGCGTCCAGGTTCACATTCCAGGGGTTCCTGCCTCGGCGGAGTGCCGAACGCCGGGCCGTATTGACGGCGCTCGCATCGTACGATTCCACTCTGATCTTCTACGAGGCTCCGCATCGGCTGCGTCGGATGCTGGAAGACGTTCTCCGGGTAGTCGGGGATCGCCCCTGTGCCCTTGCGCGAGAGATCACCAAGAAATTCGAAGAGATCAGGCGAGGAAGAGTGTCCGAGATCCTTGAATGGGTGCGGGCGGAATCCCCCAAGGGCGAGTTCGTCCTCGTAGTGGCGGGTCCCCAGCCGGCCCCTACACCAGAATCAGTTGAGGGGCCGGGGACCACTCAGGATGGCGACCAAGCCGAAGAGGAGGTGCTGGCACTCATAGACTCAGGTTACACGACCCGTGACGCCATCGCCTTAGTCGCCAGAGAAAAGGGGATTTACAGGAGGAGACTCTACCGTAACGTGCTCGCAAAACAACGAAAGGACACGTAG
- a CDS encoding sodium-translocating pyrophosphatase — MEFGRFAFAVPVSALVALAFALYLSAAISRKDEGNDNMRHISGAVREGARAYLRRQYIGVIIFFAVMFVVLLLLASAGQLTFFTPFAFLSGGFFSGLAGFIGMTTATKSNARTAQAASNSVNEGLRVAFSSGAVMGLTVVGLSLVHLSIWYFGLTWYYSTVQVIADQGARLAVITSALLTSGMGASSMALFARVGGGIFTKAADVGADLVGKVEKGIPEDDPRNPAVIADNVGDNVGDVAGMGADLYESYVGSIVATAALGASLRLGVNWVIMPFTIAALGVVAAIAGSFFVKSGEQAEQSVLLGALRRGVYSTSAIVLVGSYFLIRAILGPEHTRLFWPVLAGLASGVVIGRVTEYYTSASYSPTRRVAESALTGPATVIISGMSVGMVSTAIPILVIGLTVILSYILAGGTANETMGLYGVAISAVGMLSTLGITLATDAYGPVADNAGGVAEMAHLPKHVRERTDALDSLGNTTAATGKGFAIGSAALTALALIAAYRDQITSLTGGGLVTFSLLDPPVLTGLFIGGMLPFLFSSLTMQAVGRAAQGIVVEVRRQFREIPGLMEGTGRPDYARCVDICTAAAQREMVVPSLIAIIAPVSVGVILGAKAVGGLLVGTVVTGFLIAIMMANAGGSWDNAKKYIESGEFGGKGSDAHKAGVVGDTVGDPFKDTSGPSLNILIKLVSMVSIVFASVVVTAAIMK, encoded by the coding sequence ATGGAGTTCGGACGCTTTGCTTTCGCAGTCCCTGTCAGTGCTCTGGTAGCTCTGGCCTTCGCGCTATATCTGTCCGCGGCGATATCGCGGAAGGACGAAGGCAACGACAACATGAGGCACATATCGGGTGCGGTACGTGAAGGGGCACGAGCGTACCTAAGACGGCAGTACATAGGCGTAATTATCTTCTTCGCAGTCATGTTCGTGGTCCTGCTGCTTCTGGCCTCAGCGGGGCAACTCACTTTCTTCACTCCTTTCGCATTTCTCAGTGGCGGGTTCTTCTCAGGGTTGGCTGGTTTCATAGGTATGACCACGGCGACCAAGTCCAATGCAAGAACCGCGCAGGCTGCGTCGAACAGCGTGAATGAAGGCTTGAGAGTCGCATTCTCCAGTGGTGCGGTTATGGGACTCACCGTGGTGGGCCTCTCTTTGGTTCACTTGTCCATCTGGTACTTCGGCCTCACCTGGTACTACTCCACGGTGCAGGTCATCGCTGACCAGGGCGCGCGCCTCGCCGTGATCACCAGTGCCCTCCTAACCTCGGGGATGGGTGCGAGTTCCATGGCGCTCTTCGCCAGAGTGGGAGGGGGCATCTTCACCAAGGCTGCGGATGTGGGAGCTGACCTTGTTGGCAAGGTGGAGAAGGGTATCCCTGAGGATGACCCCAGAAACCCGGCGGTAATTGCGGACAACGTCGGCGACAACGTCGGGGACGTGGCTGGCATGGGGGCAGACCTCTACGAGTCCTACGTTGGATCGATAGTCGCCACCGCTGCCCTCGGGGCTTCCCTCAGGCTCGGGGTCAACTGGGTCATCATGCCGTTTACCATTGCGGCCCTGGGTGTGGTGGCTGCGATCGCCGGGAGCTTCTTCGTGAAATCCGGCGAGCAGGCAGAGCAGTCAGTCCTACTTGGAGCCCTACGTAGGGGTGTATACTCCACTTCAGCAATAGTCCTGGTGGGGAGCTACTTCCTCATCCGCGCGATACTAGGTCCCGAGCACACGCGGCTTTTCTGGCCGGTCCTCGCAGGCCTGGCTTCGGGGGTAGTAATAGGCCGCGTCACTGAGTACTACACATCCGCCTCTTACTCTCCCACCCGCCGGGTGGCCGAGTCTGCCCTGACTGGGCCGGCCACGGTCATCATCAGTGGAATGTCGGTGGGCATGGTTTCAACCGCCATTCCCATCCTGGTCATCGGTCTCACCGTGATCTTGAGTTACATACTCGCGGGCGGCACGGCCAACGAGACTATGGGCCTTTACGGTGTTGCCATATCCGCTGTGGGGATGCTCTCCACTCTCGGCATCACTCTTGCCACTGACGCCTATGGCCCTGTCGCTGACAATGCCGGCGGCGTGGCTGAAATGGCGCACCTCCCGAAACACGTGCGCGAGAGAACGGATGCTTTGGATTCTCTCGGCAACACAACCGCAGCCACGGGCAAGGGTTTCGCCATCGGGTCGGCGGCCCTCACCGCCCTGGCTCTGATTGCGGCCTACCGAGACCAGATCACCTCCTTGACCGGTGGGGGCCTAGTCACGTTCAGCCTGCTAGATCCCCCTGTTCTGACCGGTCTGTTCATCGGAGGCATGCTTCCGTTCCTATTCTCCTCCCTCACTATGCAGGCGGTTGGTCGCGCCGCCCAGGGCATAGTGGTGGAGGTCAGGCGACAGTTCAGGGAGATTCCCGGGCTCATGGAAGGCACCGGGAGACCTGACTACGCGAGGTGCGTGGACATATGTACCGCAGCGGCGCAGCGGGAGATGGTGGTGCCATCCCTTATTGCCATCATCGCGCCGGTCTCTGTAGGAGTCATCCTGGGCGCGAAGGCCGTCGGAGGCCTTTTGGTCGGAACGGTTGTCACCGGGTTCCTTATCGCGATCATGATGGCGAATGCCGGCGGCTCATGGGACAACGCCAAGAAGTACATCGAGTCCGGCGAATTTGGTGGGAAGGGCTCCGACGCCCACAAGGCCGGGGTGGTTGGCGACACCGTGGGGGACCCATTCAAGGACACATCCGGGCCGTCTCTGAACATCCTGATAAAACTGGTCTCGATGGTATCGATCGTGTTTGCGTCTGTCGTGGTCACTGCGGCGATCATGAAGTAA
- a CDS encoding aminotransferase class I/II-fold pyridoxal phosphate-dependent enzyme, translated as MSITTFIPKDILDIPAEEFDAPLFQALMEYVRLNPARFHMPGHKKGAGIPPEVAQTLRESILAMDITETRGMDNLHSPSGCIKKAQDLAAQTFGADRTWFLTNGTTAGVHAMIMVTCKQRQKIIIPRDAHLAVIGGVILCGLRPIFVYPDIDPEWGISLGVRPEAYEEALTEHPDAKACLITRPNYYGIAEDLTPLVEACRKRDIPLLVDEAHGPHIHFHEDLPPSALDYGASMVVQSTHKMLGSFTGSSMLHMKGTSSRIYPDRVQRMLAILQSTSPSYLLMMSLDIAATVMRKRGHQLMARALALSQRVRDKLKGLPGVRVLERPSMDRLKLTVSMINLGLAGFDLKNKLIDEYNVRVELADLENVIAFITYADTEETVDALANALTAVAREAYEKATRHGNGLNGVKADKHLQRGAIGTQAIFTRHLFAPAEQRLLPREATLAAHELVSLERAEGRTCAEVVAPYPPGIPLLYPGEVIDAGKIGVIDEALSLGAVFRGLNAEGDLMITVVRE; from the coding sequence GTGTCCATTACTACCTTCATCCCCAAAGACATTCTGGACATCCCGGCTGAGGAGTTCGACGCCCCCCTCTTCCAGGCGCTCATGGAGTATGTCCGGCTCAACCCGGCCAGGTTTCACATGCCGGGACACAAAAAAGGCGCCGGGATCCCTCCTGAGGTCGCACAGACCCTTCGCGAAAGCATCCTGGCCATGGACATCACAGAGACCCGTGGCATGGACAATCTGCACTCACCTTCGGGATGCATCAAGAAAGCCCAGGATTTGGCCGCGCAAACCTTTGGAGCGGACCGGACCTGGTTCCTCACCAATGGCACCACAGCCGGGGTGCATGCCATGATAATGGTGACCTGCAAACAACGGCAGAAGATCATCATCCCGCGCGATGCACACCTCGCAGTCATCGGCGGCGTCATCCTGTGCGGGCTCAGACCTATCTTCGTGTACCCGGATATAGACCCCGAGTGGGGGATTAGCCTGGGGGTGAGGCCTGAGGCTTACGAGGAGGCCTTGACTGAGCATCCGGATGCCAAGGCATGTCTCATAACCAGGCCGAATTACTACGGGATCGCTGAGGACTTGACGCCTCTGGTGGAGGCGTGCCGAAAGCGTGATATCCCGCTTCTCGTGGACGAGGCGCATGGCCCTCACATCCACTTCCACGAGGATCTTCCTCCATCTGCCCTGGACTACGGTGCGAGCATGGTGGTGCAGAGCACGCACAAGATGCTTGGATCCTTCACTGGGAGCTCGATGCTTCACATGAAGGGCACGAGCAGCAGAATCTATCCAGACCGTGTACAGAGGATGCTTGCGATCCTCCAATCCACGAGCCCATCCTACCTATTGATGATGTCTTTGGACATCGCGGCCACGGTGATGCGGAAGCGAGGACATCAGCTCATGGCGCGCGCTCTCGCGCTTTCTCAGAGAGTGCGCGACAAGCTTAAAGGGCTCCCCGGAGTGCGTGTCCTGGAGCGGCCCAGCATGGACCGGCTCAAACTCACGGTTTCCATGATCAACCTGGGTCTTGCCGGGTTCGACCTGAAAAACAAGTTGATTGACGAGTACAACGTCAGAGTGGAACTCGCAGATCTCGAGAATGTTATCGCGTTTATCACCTATGCCGATACAGAGGAGACTGTGGATGCTCTGGCGAACGCATTGACTGCCGTGGCGCGTGAAGCGTACGAAAAGGCCACCCGGCACGGCAACGGGCTCAACGGGGTGAAAGCCGACAAGCACCTGCAAAGAGGAGCCATCGGCACCCAGGCCATATTCACCCGTCACCTGTTTGCCCCGGCGGAGCAGAGGCTTCTGCCTCGTGAAGCGACGCTTGCAGCGCACGAGCTGGTGAGCCTAGAGAGAGCGGAGGGCCGTACATGCGCGGAGGTTGTGGCGCCTTATCCTCCTGGTATCCCGTTGCTCTATCCCGGAGAGGTTATCGATGCCGGGAAGATAGGCGTGATCGACGAAGCGCTTTCGCTGGGAGCTGTGTTCCGCGGGCTGAATGCTGAAGGGGATCTAATGATCACTGTTGTGAGGGAGTAG
- the tmk gene encoding dTMP kinase, which yields MSSKGVFITIEGPDGAGKTTQAQLLAEHLSSLGYDVVRAREPGGTPIGMHIRDIILDLKASAMSPMAEFLLYAADRAQDVNEVILPALKAGRVVIGERFTDSSIAYQGYGLGLSIEDIRTVNRIATGGLVPDLTILLDIDP from the coding sequence ATGAGTTCAAAAGGGGTGTTCATCACAATCGAAGGGCCTGACGGCGCCGGAAAGACCACCCAGGCGCAACTCCTCGCCGAGCACCTGAGTTCGCTTGGGTACGACGTTGTCAGAGCCAGGGAGCCTGGTGGCACCCCCATCGGCATGCATATCCGCGACATAATCCTCGACTTGAAAGCCTCGGCCATGTCGCCCATGGCCGAGTTCCTGCTTTATGCTGCTGACCGAGCCCAGGACGTCAACGAGGTCATATTGCCCGCGCTCAAGGCTGGGAGGGTGGTGATCGGGGAGAGGTTCACGGATTCAAGCATAGCCTACCAAGGATATGGACTTGGGTTGAGCATCGAGGATATCCGAACCGTGAACCGCATCGCCACCGGAGGCCTGGTCCCTGATCTGACCATACTCCTGGACATCGATCCAA
- a CDS encoding AAA family ATPase yields MEVPEIVGQDEAIQILDRELTSGKVSHAHLLWGPSGSGKTLLARRFVLALNCAERRETGPGSRARLWFCGECCHCRKIMSDSHPDFNIIVPEGDSIKIDQIREMQSRISRKPNESHLKTWLLDGADHLTEEAQNCLLKVVEEPPGDAAIILTAENPGLLRPTVVSRCQRVRLSTVDPARVREWAELTLGVSAERARFLAALSGGLPGQVIKLASDDAYFALRKTIISTVRTVLGCGSGAKAIRTSSELLDALKKAADREDGPAVRGIASPEGAMDVIAGWFRDLFVRSVPGGEELVTNLDWMSELEEDSSRYSVKTFERLAARAMRVGRALRGNANARLAFDDFFLYLALLH; encoded by the coding sequence ATGGAGGTTCCTGAAATTGTAGGACAGGATGAGGCTATCCAGATACTCGACAGGGAATTGACGTCGGGGAAGGTATCTCACGCCCATCTCCTATGGGGACCGTCGGGAAGCGGAAAGACCCTGCTCGCGCGAAGATTCGTACTCGCTCTCAACTGTGCGGAAAGGCGCGAGACAGGCCCCGGGTCTCGAGCCCGCCTGTGGTTCTGCGGTGAGTGTTGTCATTGTCGGAAGATCATGTCTGATTCCCACCCGGATTTCAACATAATCGTCCCGGAGGGCGATTCCATCAAGATAGACCAGATCCGGGAGATGCAGTCCCGGATCTCCCGAAAACCCAATGAGAGCCACCTCAAGACCTGGCTTCTGGACGGCGCGGACCACCTGACTGAGGAGGCTCAGAACTGCTTGCTCAAGGTGGTGGAGGAGCCTCCGGGGGACGCGGCCATCATCCTCACTGCGGAGAACCCAGGACTCCTGCGGCCTACGGTCGTGTCCAGATGTCAACGGGTACGCCTTTCCACAGTGGATCCTGCCCGGGTCAGAGAGTGGGCTGAACTTACCTTGGGAGTGTCGGCTGAGCGCGCAAGGTTCCTCGCTGCGCTTTCAGGGGGCTTGCCGGGGCAGGTCATCAAGCTTGCGTCAGATGACGCATACTTCGCCCTCAGGAAGACCATCATTTCGACAGTGCGGACTGTGTTAGGGTGTGGAAGCGGAGCAAAGGCAATCCGCACCTCTAGTGAGCTTCTCGATGCGCTCAAGAAGGCGGCGGACCGGGAGGACGGCCCCGCGGTCCGCGGGATTGCCTCTCCAGAGGGGGCCATGGACGTGATCGCGGGCTGGTTCCGGGATCTCTTCGTACGTTCGGTGCCGGGAGGAGAAGAGTTGGTTACCAACCTCGACTGGATGTCAGAGTTGGAGGAGGATTCGAGCAGGTACTCGGTGAAGACCTTCGAGAGGCTTGCCGCCCGCGCCATGCGGGTGGGCCGGGCGTTACGAGGTAACGCCAACGCAAGGTTGGCTTTCGATGATTTCTTTCTGTACCTCGCGCTACTCCACTGA
- a CDS encoding AbrB/MazE/SpoVT family DNA-binding domain-containing protein, translated as MKSTGIVRKVDELGRVVIPIELRRTLQIEEKDSLEIYVDGEKIILKKYEPACIFCGNADGIRIFKDKNICKECFDLMKSVG; from the coding sequence ATGAAGTCCACGGGCATCGTCCGCAAAGTGGATGAGCTTGGTCGCGTAGTCATACCAATCGAACTCCGTAGAACACTGCAGATCGAAGAGAAGGATTCCCTAGAGATCTATGTGGACGGTGAGAAGATCATCCTGAAGAAGTACGAGCCTGCCTGCATCTTCTGCGGGAACGCAGACGGCATCCGTATCTTCAAGGACAAGAACATCTGCAAGGAGTGCTTCGATCTGATGAAGAGCGTAGGTTAG
- the gpmI gene encoding 2,3-bisphosphoglycerate-independent phosphoglycerate mutase, whose product MAGRRPIVLTVLDGWGASVRVAGNAVALARIPNFQRLLEAYPHTTLPAHGQAVGLPEGQMGGSEVGHLCLGAGRVVYQDLSYLNNLIDKGEFQRNRVILDAMKVAAESGRSVHLMGLVSPGGVHSHQDHIYVLVGMARESGVRNLYIHAFLDGRDVPPASAVEYLENLQNRLDELGLGEVATVSGRYYAMDRDNRWDRTKLAWDALVHGQGVFAHSAIEAVRRSYAEGVTDEFVLPVVIVRENGERVAQVEDGDSVIFFNFRADRARQLTKAFMFDEFHEFDRGSRPKVNFVCLMEYLKSDIPVAFSPPDTTDVLAEVLSRAGKRQLKVAETEKFAHVTFFFNGGREEPFPGEDRVLIPSPKVATYDQAPEMSARAIAAEVVRRVESGDYDFILVNFANGDMVGHTGDLDAAVKAVETVDECLGQIWDAISAAGGVLIVTSDHGNADEMVDPEKGTANTAHSLNPVPFILAGAGPCVLRRDGDFGDVAPTILELMGVQQPAAMSGKSLIAGYGA is encoded by the coding sequence ATGGCTGGCAGAAGGCCTATTGTGTTGACGGTCCTGGATGGGTGGGGGGCGAGCGTGAGGGTGGCTGGCAATGCCGTTGCGCTTGCGAGGATCCCGAATTTCCAGCGGCTGCTTGAGGCGTATCCTCACACGACTCTCCCGGCGCATGGCCAGGCGGTAGGCCTGCCTGAAGGGCAGATGGGTGGATCCGAGGTTGGCCATCTCTGCCTGGGCGCGGGGAGAGTTGTTTATCAGGACCTTTCCTACCTCAACAACCTCATAGACAAAGGGGAGTTCCAGCGTAACAGAGTCATCCTGGACGCCATGAAGGTAGCTGCGGAGTCCGGACGATCGGTCCACCTCATGGGCCTGGTGTCCCCCGGGGGTGTCCATAGCCACCAAGACCACATATATGTGTTGGTTGGGATGGCCAGAGAGTCGGGAGTCAGGAACCTGTACATCCACGCGTTTCTGGACGGCCGGGACGTTCCTCCTGCGAGTGCCGTGGAGTATCTTGAGAACCTCCAAAACCGCCTGGACGAGCTCGGCCTCGGGGAAGTGGCGACTGTCAGCGGGCGCTACTACGCCATGGACAGGGACAACCGTTGGGATCGCACCAAGCTCGCGTGGGATGCACTGGTCCACGGGCAGGGAGTGTTCGCGCACTCGGCCATAGAGGCCGTTAGGAGGTCGTATGCCGAGGGCGTGACGGACGAGTTCGTGCTTCCCGTCGTCATCGTGCGGGAAAACGGCGAGCGTGTTGCCCAAGTGGAAGACGGTGACTCCGTGATCTTCTTCAACTTCAGGGCGGACCGTGCACGCCAGCTGACAAAGGCTTTCATGTTCGATGAGTTCCACGAGTTCGACCGAGGTTCGCGCCCGAAGGTGAACTTCGTCTGCCTGATGGAGTACCTGAAGTCCGACATACCCGTGGCGTTCTCTCCGCCTGACACCACGGATGTCCTGGCCGAGGTCTTGTCCAGAGCGGGAAAGAGACAGCTCAAGGTGGCGGAGACGGAGAAGTTCGCCCACGTCACGTTCTTCTTCAACGGAGGCCGCGAGGAGCCGTTTCCGGGGGAGGATCGTGTCCTCATACCTTCCCCTAAGGTAGCCACTTACGACCAGGCTCCCGAGATGAGCGCCCGAGCGATCGCAGCGGAAGTTGTGCGGAGAGTGGAATCCGGCGACTACGATTTCATCCTGGTGAACTTCGCAAACGGAGACATGGTCGGGCACACAGGCGACCTTGACGCGGCGGTCAAGGCGGTTGAGACAGTAGACGAGTGCCTGGGCCAGATATGGGATGCGATCTCAGCGGCGGGTGGAGTGCTGATCGTAACCTCGGATCACGGAAATGCCGATGAGATGGTGGACCCGGAGAAGGGCACTGCAAACACGGCACACTCGCTGAACCCGGTGCCTTTCATACTGGCGGGAGCGGGCCCTTGTGTGCTCCGACGGGATGGGGACTTCGGGGATGTGGCCCCAACCATACTAGAGCTGATGGGAGTTCAACAGCCAGCGGCAATGAGTGGGAAGTCGCTCATAGCCGGATACGGAGCGTAG
- a CDS encoding tRNA1(Val) (adenine(37)-N6)-methyltransferase, which produces MGARDEPPVESGALVREHERVDDLQRSGLRIIQDPTRFRFSMDAVLLAEFARVRAGDRCIDLGTGTGVIPLLLSARGNPAEIVGLEILEDVADMARRSVRLNGLSDKISIIHGDLKEAVGMFGAESFDVALSNPPYIRADRGTVNLTDELAVAKHEIACTLEDVVQAAGRLVRSRGRVAMVHRPGRLVDLLVLMRGAGLEPRRLRFVQARMGQAPMMVLVEAVKGACPDLAVQPPLILYGEDGSYTPEANRIYFGP; this is translated from the coding sequence ATGGGAGCACGGGATGAACCACCCGTTGAGAGCGGTGCCCTTGTCCGTGAGCATGAGCGCGTGGACGACCTGCAACGATCAGGACTCCGCATAATTCAGGACCCGACACGGTTCCGGTTCTCCATGGACGCGGTCCTGCTCGCCGAGTTCGCTCGGGTACGCGCGGGTGACCGGTGCATCGACCTGGGCACGGGCACCGGCGTGATCCCGCTCCTGTTGTCTGCCAGAGGGAATCCTGCCGAAATCGTGGGCCTGGAGATACTGGAGGACGTGGCGGACATGGCCCGAAGGAGCGTGCGGCTCAACGGGCTCTCCGACAAGATCAGCATAATCCACGGTGACCTCAAGGAGGCCGTGGGGATGTTCGGGGCGGAATCGTTCGATGTGGCTCTATCGAACCCGCCCTACATACGGGCGGATCGAGGCACAGTGAACCTCACAGACGAGCTCGCCGTCGCGAAGCACGAGATTGCGTGCACACTGGAGGACGTCGTACAGGCCGCGGGCAGACTCGTCAGGTCCAGGGGGCGAGTGGCCATGGTCCACCGGCCCGGGCGTCTTGTGGACTTGCTGGTGCTCATGAGAGGCGCAGGCCTCGAACCCCGGCGACTCCGGTTCGTCCAGGCAAGGATGGGCCAGGCTCCCATGATGGTGCTGGTCGAGGCGGTGAAAGGAGCCTGTCCCGACTTGGCCGTCCAGCCGCCGCTGATCCTCTATGGTGAGGATGGATCCTACACTCCCGAGGCAAATCGCATATACTTCGGCCCATAG
- the metG gene encoding methionine--tRNA ligase, with product MGKEPFYITTPIYYVNDVPHIGHAYTTIACDVLARFKRLAGYDVFFLTGTDEHGQKIERMALARGEKPKEYVDAIAGAFRALWSQLDISNDHFIRTTDPEHIRVVQQIFQKVYGSGDIYLGEYEGWYCTQCETFFLESQLSMGKCPDCGRAVEWLKEESYFFRLSKYQDRLLEHIEANPDFIQPVARRNEMVNFIKAGLEDLCVSRTTFEWGIPVPFDPRHVVYVWFDALTNYITAAGYLSDDERFRRYWPADVHVMGKEIVRFHSIIWPAMLMSMGLPVPKKVFGHGWWTVEGEKMSKSKGNVIKPAEYASEFGVDAVRYFVLREVPFGQDGDFSRTSFIHRTNADLANDLGNLLSRTTAMINKFADGRVPAPGESEEIDRRIPELAREVTLKYERAMDSLAFQDALAEIFRLVDAANKYIDDVAPWNLAKTDEGRRRLGTVLYNLAESLRIATIALCPVLTRASGEIWRQLGLSGRPEDAGWEGVKWGGFVPGTEVRRGDPVFPRLDTQALLTGAGTAGRATAGTPGEPTAQASAVKHARPEKPRKSDSQEKSGVASATPAQGGEGESTGDRDGLISIDEFARVDLRIATVVGAERVAGADKLLKLRVDLGDHTRQIVAGIAKHYEPDALVGRQIVVVANLEPAKLRGEVSQGMLLAASTNGEPRVLALLTPDAPIAPGSKVK from the coding sequence ATGGGGAAGGAACCATTCTACATTACGACTCCTATCTACTACGTGAACGACGTGCCACACATCGGCCATGCCTACACCACCATAGCATGCGACGTCCTTGCGAGGTTCAAGCGCCTCGCAGGGTACGATGTGTTCTTTCTCACCGGGACCGACGAGCATGGCCAGAAGATCGAGCGGATGGCACTCGCGCGTGGCGAGAAACCGAAGGAGTACGTCGATGCCATCGCTGGGGCGTTTCGGGCGCTCTGGAGCCAACTTGACATCTCGAACGACCACTTCATCCGTACCACGGATCCAGAGCATATCCGGGTAGTGCAGCAGATTTTCCAGAAGGTCTATGGCTCTGGCGACATCTATCTGGGAGAGTACGAGGGTTGGTACTGTACCCAGTGCGAGACGTTCTTCCTCGAATCGCAGCTTTCTATGGGCAAGTGCCCAGATTGTGGGCGGGCGGTGGAATGGCTGAAAGAAGAGAGTTACTTCTTCCGCCTGTCCAAGTACCAGGACCGGCTTCTCGAGCACATCGAGGCAAACCCCGACTTCATCCAGCCTGTCGCCAGACGGAACGAGATGGTCAACTTCATCAAGGCCGGACTCGAGGACTTGTGTGTCTCCCGCACGACCTTCGAGTGGGGCATCCCGGTCCCGTTCGATCCGAGGCACGTAGTGTACGTGTGGTTCGATGCCTTGACCAACTATATAACAGCTGCGGGGTACCTATCTGATGACGAGAGGTTCAGGAGGTACTGGCCTGCGGATGTGCATGTCATGGGCAAGGAGATAGTCAGGTTCCATTCGATAATCTGGCCTGCGATGCTCATGTCCATGGGCCTCCCTGTCCCAAAGAAGGTCTTCGGGCACGGGTGGTGGACGGTCGAAGGCGAGAAGATGTCCAAATCCAAGGGGAATGTGATCAAGCCGGCGGAATATGCCTCGGAGTTCGGAGTGGACGCCGTCCGTTACTTCGTCCTGCGTGAGGTCCCGTTTGGGCAGGATGGGGATTTCTCCCGGACGTCCTTCATACACCGCACCAACGCGGACCTCGCGAACGACCTGGGCAACCTGCTGAGCAGGACGACCGCGATGATCAACAAGTTTGCAGACGGCCGCGTCCCTGCCCCCGGGGAGTCCGAGGAGATCGACCGGCGGATTCCCGAACTTGCCCGCGAGGTTACCCTGAAGTACGAGAGAGCCATGGATTCCCTTGCATTCCAGGACGCCCTGGCCGAGATCTTCCGGCTAGTGGACGCGGCCAACAAGTACATTGACGATGTCGCGCCGTGGAACCTTGCCAAGACGGACGAGGGGAGGCGTAGACTGGGAACGGTCCTCTACAACCTGGCGGAGAGCCTCAGAATCGCCACGATAGCGCTATGCCCCGTGCTTACCCGGGCGTCGGGGGAAATCTGGCGGCAGCTTGGGCTGTCGGGCCGTCCCGAGGACGCGGGCTGGGAAGGCGTGAAGTGGGGAGGCTTCGTGCCCGGCACCGAGGTTCGGCGTGGGGACCCCGTCTTCCCCAGGCTAGACACTCAGGCCCTGTTGACTGGAGCCGGCACGGCCGGGCGGGCGACGGCGGGGACACCAGGCGAGCCCACCGCCCAGGCTTCCGCAGTGAAGCACGCGAGGCCGGAGAAGCCAAGGAAGTCGGATAGTCAGGAAAAGTCCGGGGTGGCTTCTGCTACCCCAGCGCAAGGCGGTGAGGGGGAGTCCACTGGGGATCGGGACGGGCTTATCTCCATCGATGAGTTCGCCCGGGTGGACCTGCGCATAGCCACCGTGGTCGGGGCGGAGCGCGTAGCTGGGGCGGATAAGCTCCTGAAGCTCCGGGTTGATCTAGGTGATCATACCAGGCAGATTGTTGCCGGAATAGCCAAGCACTATGAACCTGATGCGCTAGTGGGCCGACAGATTGTTGTCGTCGCCAATCTGGAACCGGCCAAGCTCCGCGGTGAAGTGTCCCAGGGCATGCTCCTTGCCGCGTCCACCAATGGCGAACCCAGGGTGTTGGCTCTGCTCACGCCGGACGCCCCCATTGCCCCTGGAAGCAAGGTGAAGTAG